One Thiobacillus sp. genomic region harbors:
- a CDS encoding chloride channel protein has product MSADDRSPPAKRLRDWSGDQLARLRRRQLAYRHLWLGRFIFWGGAVGIGFLGVAFAKLVDAGVHHLRQTTEAYPFWPFIIAPLGGAAIVWLTRKYFPGAEGSGIPQVMAEMARHGDRHKPPRPLLSLRIVFAKIALGTGALFSGFSMGREGPMVQIGAGLMHAIGERLPRRLQVDRRHLLAAGGAAGIAAAFNTPLAGILFAIEELSRGMADRMSGLIITAIVIAGVVTQAYFGNYTYFGWLDITQVEAPHNPGMLLWAALLCGVAGGLFARLLIATTDLPGRLGEWRRAYPVRFAAACGLVLATLGYATGGISFGTGYDEAKQLLDHSAPMPWHFGLDKFVATAVSFASGVPGGIFAPSLAVGAGLGQNLHDLNELAGGGGYLPGMTNLLCMAGFLAAVTQTPITAFVIVMEMVSGYGLVLDLMVVTLLSSGVSRTFCPPLYRTLAARYLRPVAPKPVPGNSPPPTPAASNENPS; this is encoded by the coding sequence ATGTCAGCAGACGACAGAAGCCCCCCCGCAAAACGCCTGCGCGACTGGTCCGGCGACCAGTTGGCCCGCTTGCGCCGCCGGCAGCTGGCCTACCGCCATCTGTGGCTGGGGCGCTTCATCTTCTGGGGCGGCGCCGTGGGCATCGGCTTCCTGGGCGTGGCCTTCGCCAAGCTGGTGGACGCCGGCGTGCATCACCTGCGCCAGACCACCGAGGCCTATCCCTTCTGGCCCTTCATCATCGCCCCCCTGGGCGGCGCGGCCATCGTCTGGCTGACGCGCAAGTACTTCCCGGGCGCGGAGGGCAGCGGCATCCCCCAGGTCATGGCGGAGATGGCGCGGCACGGCGACCGGCACAAGCCGCCGCGACCCCTGCTGTCCCTGCGCATCGTGTTCGCCAAGATCGCCCTGGGCACGGGCGCCCTGTTTTCCGGCTTCTCCATGGGCCGGGAAGGGCCCATGGTGCAGATCGGCGCCGGCCTCATGCATGCCATCGGCGAGCGCCTGCCCCGGCGCCTGCAGGTGGACCGCCGCCACCTGCTGGCCGCCGGCGGCGCGGCCGGTATCGCCGCCGCCTTCAACACGCCCCTGGCGGGCATCCTGTTCGCCATCGAGGAACTGAGCCGGGGCATGGCGGACCGCATGAGCGGCCTCATCATCACAGCCATCGTCATCGCCGGCGTGGTGACCCAGGCCTACTTCGGCAACTACACCTACTTCGGCTGGCTGGACATCACCCAGGTGGAGGCCCCCCACAACCCGGGCATGCTGCTGTGGGCGGCCCTGCTGTGCGGCGTGGCCGGGGGCCTGTTCGCCCGCCTGCTCATCGCCACGACGGACCTGCCAGGGCGGCTGGGGGAATGGCGCCGCGCCTATCCCGTCCGCTTCGCCGCCGCTTGCGGCCTGGTGCTGGCCACCCTGGGTTACGCCACCGGCGGCATCAGCTTCGGCACCGGCTATGACGAGGCCAAGCAGTTGCTGGACCATTCCGCCCCCATGCCCTGGCACTTCGGCCTGGACAAGTTCGTGGCCACGGCCGTGTCCTTCGCCAGCGGGGTGCCTGGCGGCATCTTCGCCCCCTCCCTGGCCGTGGGCGCCGGCCTGGGCCAGAACCTCCACGACCTGAATGAGCTGGCGGGCGGCGGCGGCTACCTGCCGGGCATGACCAACCTGCTCTGCATGGCGGGCTTCCTGGCGGCCGTGACCCAGACCCCAATCACCGCCTTCGTCATCGTCATGGAGATGGTGAGCGGCTACGGCCTGGTGCTGGACCTGATGGTGGTGACCCTGCTCTCCTCCGGCGTGTCGAGAACCTTTTGCCCACCCCTTTATCGAACCCTGGCCGCCCGATACCTGCGCCCCGTGGCGCCCAAGCCTGTCCCTGGTAATTCGCCCCCGCCCACCCCCGCCGCGAGCAACGAAAACCCATCATGA
- a CDS encoding HlyD family secretion protein — protein MSTRRIWLGLAGLVILVSAALQFWQPWKQADKGTRYELSKVEKGALSANVTASGTLSALITVQVGSQVSGQIQEVLADFNTPVRRGQVIARLDPATFQSRVTQAEADLAAAQGAVEVARSTLAVRQAEAGKARASLGEAERNFKRKQDLVAQGFISAAELDTAQTVLDTAREQERLALSEIQAAQAQVGNAQAVVRQRQAQLEQARLELDRTVIRAPVDGVVVSRNIDAGQTVAASLQAPVLFTIARDLREMEVNIAVDEADVGRVHEGQKVRFSVDAYPGERFMGSVTQIRKAPQTISNVVTFSVMARVQNPEMKLLPGMTASSRILTEERMAVLRVPNEALRFRPTNPDGSPVKLEVRKREEGPGIPGRVWVLGADGNPAAVNLRLGVSDGKFTEVLQGEVREGAQIILNKLEAPGDKPAKPLFGRRF, from the coding sequence ATGAGCACACGTCGAATCTGGCTGGGCCTGGCCGGCCTGGTCATCCTAGTGAGCGCTGCCCTGCAGTTCTGGCAGCCCTGGAAGCAGGCCGACAAGGGCACCCGCTACGAACTGAGCAAGGTGGAAAAGGGCGCTTTGTCCGCCAACGTCACCGCCAGCGGCACCCTCTCCGCCCTCATCACCGTGCAGGTGGGTTCCCAGGTATCTGGCCAGATCCAGGAGGTGCTGGCGGATTTCAACACCCCGGTTCGGCGGGGCCAGGTCATCGCCCGGCTGGACCCGGCCACCTTCCAGAGCCGCGTCACCCAGGCGGAGGCGGACCTGGCCGCCGCCCAGGGCGCGGTGGAGGTGGCCCGGAGCACCCTGGCGGTGCGCCAGGCCGAGGCGGGCAAGGCCCGGGCGTCCCTGGGGGAGGCGGAACGCAACTTCAAGCGCAAACAGGACCTGGTGGCCCAGGGCTTCATTTCCGCCGCCGAACTGGACACCGCCCAGACGGTTCTGGACACCGCTCGGGAGCAGGAACGCCTGGCCCTCAGCGAGATCCAGGCGGCCCAGGCCCAGGTTGGCAACGCCCAGGCCGTGGTGCGCCAGCGCCAGGCCCAGCTGGAACAGGCCCGGCTGGAGCTGGATCGCACCGTGATCCGCGCCCCCGTGGACGGGGTGGTGGTGAGCCGCAACATCGATGCCGGCCAGACCGTGGCCGCCTCCCTTCAGGCCCCGGTGCTCTTCACCATCGCCCGTGATCTCCGGGAGATGGAAGTGAACATCGCCGTGGACGAGGCGGACGTGGGCCGGGTCCATGAAGGCCAGAAGGTGCGCTTTTCCGTGGATGCCTACCCGGGCGAGCGCTTCATGGGCAGCGTCACCCAGATCCGCAAGGCACCCCAGACCATCAGCAACGTTGTCACCTTCAGCGTCATGGCCCGGGTGCAGAACCCGGAAATGAAGCTGTTGCCAGGCATGACCGCCAGCAGCAGGATACTTACCGAGGAGCGCATGGCCGTGCTCAGGGTGCCCAACGAAGCCCTGCGTTTCCGCCCCACCAACCCGGATGGTTCGCCCGTGAAGCTGGAGGTAAGAAAGCGGGAGGAAGGTCCCGGCATACCTGGACGGGTCTGGGTCCTGGGCGCCGACGGCAACCCCGCCGCCGTCAACCTGCGCCTGGGAGTCTCCGACGGCAAGTTCACCGAAGTGCTCCAGGGCGAGGTGAGGGAAGGGGCCCAGATCATCCTGAACAAGCTCGAAGCCCCGGGGGACAAGCCCGCCAAGCCCCTCTTCGGTCGACGTTTCTGA
- a CDS encoding ABC transporter ATP-binding protein translates to MSALIEVRNLERSYHLGEVVVPALKGVSLSIQHGEFVAIMGPSGSGKSTFMNLLGCLDVTDQGSYFLDGETVTGLDAESLAGIRNRRMGFVFQNFNLLPRASAQENVELPLVYARVPAAERHRRALEKLTQVGLAERAHHRPAQLSGGQQQRVAIARALVNEPPLILADEPTGALDTHTSQELMTLFQQLNDAGITIVLVTHEPDIAAFAKRMLVFRDGKLVEDKPLAQHRPAREAPT, encoded by the coding sequence ATGTCCGCCCTCATCGAAGTCAGGAACCTGGAAAGGTCCTATCACCTGGGCGAGGTGGTCGTTCCCGCCCTCAAAGGGGTAAGCCTGAGCATCCAGCATGGCGAGTTCGTCGCCATCATGGGCCCCTCCGGCTCGGGCAAGTCCACCTTCATGAATCTGCTGGGCTGCCTGGACGTGACGGACCAGGGCAGCTACTTCCTCGACGGTGAAACGGTCACTGGCCTGGATGCCGAGTCCCTGGCGGGCATCCGCAACCGCCGCATGGGTTTCGTGTTCCAGAATTTCAACCTGCTGCCCCGGGCCAGCGCCCAGGAGAACGTGGAACTTCCCCTGGTCTACGCCCGGGTGCCGGCGGCGGAACGGCACCGTCGCGCCCTGGAAAAGCTTACACAGGTGGGCCTGGCGGAACGGGCCCACCACCGTCCTGCCCAGCTCTCCGGCGGCCAGCAGCAGCGGGTGGCCATCGCCCGGGCCCTGGTGAACGAGCCGCCCCTGATCCTGGCGGACGAGCCAACCGGCGCCCTGGACACCCACACCAGCCAGGAGCTGATGACCCTGTTCCAGCAGTTGAACGACGCCGGCATCACCATCGTGCTGGTGACCCATGAGCCGGACATCGCCGCCTTCGCCAAGCGCATGCTGGTGTTCCGGGACGGGAAACTGGTGGAAGACAAGCCCCTGGCCCAGCACCGCCCGGCCCGGGAGGCACCGACATGA
- a CDS encoding ABC transporter permease: protein MNLSDAGLSALRSLRANKMRSALTTLGIIIGVGAVITMLAVGEGAKRQVAEQLKSLGSNTLVIFPGTVTSSGVRLGAGSRNTLTENDAQAIREEIPRVLAVAPALRGTGQLVYGNLNWSSVIYGVDADYLAAREWAIARGRGFDESELRGGDKVALVGQTVADMLFGGTDPTGQTLRVKHVPFTIVGLLAPKGQNQWGQDQDDVVLIPLNAARGRIIGQALGRLRTVGHVNVKMRDGTDMLEAEAGIRALLRQRHRLAPDKEDDFNIRNLSEIVAAEQAASTALSALLAAIASVSLLVGGIGIMNIMLVSVTERTREIGIRMAVGARPRDILAQFLAEAIILSLIGALAGVALGLGGSLALEKWAEWVIVIQADAVFLAVAAASAVGIFFGWYPARKAARLAPIDALRYD from the coding sequence ATGAACCTGTCCGACGCCGGCCTGTCGGCCCTGCGAAGCCTGCGGGCCAACAAGATGCGCAGCGCCCTCACCACCCTGGGCATCATCATCGGCGTGGGCGCGGTGATCACCATGCTGGCGGTGGGCGAGGGGGCCAAGCGCCAGGTGGCTGAACAGTTGAAGAGCCTGGGCTCCAACACCCTGGTGATCTTTCCCGGCACGGTGACTTCCAGCGGCGTGCGCCTGGGCGCCGGCAGCCGCAACACCCTCACGGAGAACGATGCCCAGGCCATCCGCGAGGAAATCCCCCGGGTGCTGGCCGTGGCGCCGGCCCTGCGCGGCACGGGACAGCTGGTTTACGGCAACCTGAACTGGTCCAGCGTCATCTACGGCGTCGATGCGGACTACCTGGCGGCCCGGGAATGGGCCATCGCCCGGGGTCGGGGTTTCGACGAGAGCGAACTGCGCGGGGGCGACAAGGTGGCCCTGGTGGGGCAGACCGTGGCGGACATGCTGTTCGGCGGCACCGACCCCACGGGCCAGACCCTGCGGGTCAAGCATGTGCCCTTCACCATCGTCGGATTGCTGGCACCCAAGGGCCAGAACCAGTGGGGCCAGGACCAGGACGACGTGGTCCTGATTCCCCTCAACGCAGCCCGGGGCCGCATCATCGGCCAGGCCCTGGGCCGGCTGCGGACCGTGGGCCACGTCAATGTGAAGATGCGGGACGGCACCGACATGCTGGAGGCCGAGGCCGGCATCCGGGCGTTGCTGCGCCAGCGGCACCGCCTGGCCCCGGACAAGGAGGACGATTTCAACATCCGCAATCTGTCTGAGATCGTGGCGGCGGAACAGGCGGCCTCAACCGCCCTTTCCGCCCTGCTGGCGGCCATCGCCTCCGTGTCGCTGCTGGTGGGCGGCATCGGCATCATGAACATCATGCTGGTGTCGGTGACGGAACGCACACGGGAGATCGGCATCCGCATGGCCGTGGGGGCCCGGCCCCGGGACATCCTGGCCCAGTTCCTGGCGGAAGCCATCATCCTCTCCCTCATCGGCGCCCTGGCGGGGGTGGCCCTGGGGCTGGGGGGCAGCCTGGCCCTGGAAAAGTGGGCGGAATGGGTGATCGTGATCCAGGCGGATGCCGTGTTCCTGGCGGTGGCCGCCGCCAGCGCCGTTGGCATCTTTTTCGGCTGGTACCCGGCTCGCAAGGCAGCTCGCCTGGCCCCCATCGATGCCCTGCGCTACGATTGA
- a CDS encoding sel1 repeat family protein, which yields MKLRALTLMLALAGTAPMTATAQMPIPDPVQAMQMALRYYQMAAQAGDPEAQAKMGWMFENGMGVAKDLAKAAEWYGMAAQQKDPIGLYNLGLMLMKGQGVDQNMDQAVTLMTGAAELNLAAAQAQLAALYDQGLGVPRDPAVAAQWLTRAAELGDVPAQNNLGIKFATGNGVAQDYQQAVKWFTKAAEAGNAEAQGNLGLIYRDALGGIQQDYMAAANWMALAGNQGHVPSMARLGWMFEKGQGVPRNLGEAARWFRMAADAGDATAATHLGWLQETGALGQADLAAARVWYERGAVKDAAAQNNLGRLYREGLGVEPDFVKAREWFQKAAAQNEPLAWFNLGLMAEQGQGMDKNEAEAMDWYRKAAEEGQAAAQSRLGWLLHKGNKDEAGMQAAMDWLTKAAEAGDVPAQNNLGVIFEQGKGVAQDFAAAANWYRKAAEAGDRVAQHNLGVLYRDGNGVEKSLNEALAWFQKSAEQGYAKAQLSLGQLFEQLAGAAGKGKP from the coding sequence ATGAAACTGCGCGCCCTCACCCTGATGCTCGCCCTGGCAGGCACGGCTCCCATGACCGCCACTGCCCAGATGCCCATACCGGACCCTGTGCAGGCCATGCAGATGGCCCTGCGCTACTACCAGATGGCGGCCCAGGCGGGGGACCCGGAGGCCCAGGCCAAGATGGGCTGGATGTTCGAGAACGGCATGGGCGTGGCCAAGGATCTGGCCAAGGCCGCGGAGTGGTACGGCATGGCGGCCCAGCAGAAGGATCCCATCGGCCTCTACAACCTGGGTCTCATGCTCATGAAGGGCCAGGGCGTGGACCAGAACATGGACCAGGCCGTCACCCTCATGACCGGCGCGGCGGAACTCAACCTGGCGGCGGCCCAGGCTCAGCTGGCGGCCCTCTACGACCAGGGCCTGGGCGTGCCCAGGGACCCGGCCGTGGCTGCCCAGTGGCTCACCCGGGCGGCGGAGCTGGGGGACGTGCCGGCCCAGAACAACCTGGGCATCAAGTTCGCCACGGGCAACGGCGTGGCCCAGGACTACCAGCAGGCGGTGAAGTGGTTCACCAAGGCCGCCGAGGCGGGCAACGCCGAGGCCCAGGGCAATCTGGGCCTGATCTACCGGGACGCCCTGGGCGGTATCCAGCAGGACTACATGGCCGCCGCCAACTGGATGGCCCTGGCGGGCAACCAGGGCCACGTGCCCTCCATGGCCCGCCTGGGCTGGATGTTCGAGAAGGGCCAGGGCGTGCCCAGGAACCTGGGCGAAGCCGCGCGCTGGTTCCGCATGGCCGCCGACGCCGGTGACGCCACCGCCGCCACCCACCTGGGCTGGCTCCAGGAGACCGGTGCCCTGGGCCAGGCCGACCTGGCCGCCGCCAGGGTCTGGTACGAGCGGGGCGCGGTGAAGGATGCCGCCGCCCAGAACAACCTGGGCCGCCTCTATCGGGAAGGCCTGGGGGTGGAGCCGGACTTCGTCAAGGCGCGGGAATGGTTCCAGAAGGCCGCCGCCCAGAACGAGCCCCTGGCCTGGTTCAACCTGGGCCTCATGGCCGAGCAGGGCCAGGGCATGGACAAGAATGAAGCCGAGGCCATGGACTGGTACCGCAAGGCCGCCGAGGAGGGCCAGGCCGCCGCCCAGAGCCGCCTGGGCTGGCTATTGCACAAGGGCAACAAGGACGAGGCCGGCATGCAAGCCGCCATGGACTGGCTCACCAAGGCCGCCGAGGCGGGCGACGTCCCCGCCCAGAACAACCTGGGTGTCATCTTCGAGCAGGGCAAGGGCGTGGCCCAGGACTTCGCCGCCGCCGCCAATTGGTACCGCAAGGCCGCCGAGGCGGGTGACCGGGTGGCCCAGCACAACCTGGGCGTGCTCTACCGGGACGGCAACGGGGTGGAGAAGAGCCTGAACGAGGCCCTGGCCTGGTTCCAGAAATCCGCCGAACAGGGCTATGCCAAGGCCCAACTCAGCCTGGGACAGTTGTTCGAACAGTTGGCGGGGGCCGCCGGCAAGGGCAAGCCCTGA
- a CDS encoding TonB family protein has translation MTLWARLIARLGQVETRHWIAMGASALLHLAVVLGFRQVPPPPPETVSFEIALQSPEEARLKLPKAKPNKADKNTRKKLAKARKAKPKVAVKEPHTLEAELKAEKRPRKDAPAVTLPTAETQVAEAIQATAKALPTPPKEQSAAPTENAVLASAATPGVAVQPSSPSTATSAATGETAEPGGAGLVAGGSSAPNGEAGLALAAARGMALAPGGGDASQGAEASATPGNAAEGANAGAGPANFSASGGAGGGLNLAAGTGANVNSASQSTPMAGGEPQGLRLTASGSLSSLPEFAQGKGGLAAGHLALEAGAASPVDGQGRGQALASATAGGTSVSPMQGPSAGPGMGGQGKAIERPAGSRQAAGSGPAPGRLAGAVVPGRSLSGPEGTKRAGNSSQNGKTLALAPGEPGSGPQWAVLMVPVQTGAPMPWMLGRGTPDRRGGQVANKAATAPGGGDGSAAGGGTGAVRLAQAGTGKLASVAPRGMPSAGGGAGGRSEAPVAGPATPGGASPIGAGRGMSSIKPVERKVVRPDSKVETLDVLAPSNYCPLPIHAQPDNRPPKPVEERLELPTYAETNPSFVYPVMANVYGVEGRLIMRVQVQADGKPGRMLLKQSSGNGILDQDARDQLARWRFNPARKNGQAVAAWVDVPVTYRLPEGRK, from the coding sequence GTGACACTCTGGGCGCGTCTGATTGCTCGTCTGGGGCAGGTGGAAACACGCCACTGGATTGCCATGGGCGCCAGCGCCCTGCTGCACTTGGCCGTGGTCCTGGGCTTTCGCCAGGTGCCCCCGCCTCCTCCGGAAACGGTTAGCTTCGAGATCGCTTTGCAGTCCCCCGAGGAGGCGCGACTCAAGCTACCCAAGGCCAAACCCAACAAGGCGGACAAGAACACGCGCAAGAAGCTGGCCAAGGCCAGGAAGGCCAAGCCCAAGGTGGCGGTCAAGGAGCCTCATACCCTGGAGGCGGAATTGAAGGCCGAGAAGCGGCCCCGCAAGGATGCCCCGGCAGTGACCCTGCCCACGGCCGAGACCCAGGTTGCCGAGGCCATCCAGGCAACCGCCAAGGCCTTGCCCACGCCCCCCAAAGAACAGAGTGCCGCGCCGACGGAAAATGCCGTCCTGGCCTCCGCGGCCACCCCGGGCGTGGCGGTTCAGCCCTCATCCCCCTCCACCGCCACGTCCGCCGCGACTGGCGAAACCGCCGAACCGGGCGGCGCCGGCTTGGTGGCGGGCGGCTCGTCCGCGCCCAACGGCGAGGCGGGCCTGGCCCTGGCGGCCGCCCGCGGCATGGCCCTGGCCCCGGGCGGCGGCGATGCGAGCCAAGGCGCGGAAGCCAGCGCCACCCCGGGCAATGCGGCCGAAGGGGCCAATGCCGGAGCCGGCCCAGCCAATTTCAGTGCCAGCGGCGGCGCTGGCGGTGGGCTGAACCTGGCCGCCGGCACAGGGGCCAATGTCAATTCCGCCAGCCAGTCCACGCCCATGGCGGGAGGTGAACCCCAGGGCCTGCGCCTGACGGCCAGCGGCAGCTTGTCCAGTCTGCCTGAATTCGCCCAGGGCAAGGGTGGCCTGGCCGCCGGGCATCTGGCCCTGGAAGCCGGTGCCGCAAGCCCGGTGGATGGCCAAGGTCGTGGCCAGGCCCTGGCCAGCGCCACGGCGGGCGGTACGTCGGTCAGCCCCATGCAAGGCCCGTCCGCCGGGCCCGGCATGGGCGGGCAGGGCAAGGCCATCGAACGACCGGCCGGTTCCCGCCAAGCGGCGGGCTCCGGTCCCGCCCCCGGCCGGCTGGCCGGCGCGGTGGTGCCCGGCCGCAGCCTGAGCGGTCCTGAGGGAACCAAGCGGGCCGGCAACAGCAGCCAGAACGGCAAGACCCTGGCCCTGGCGCCGGGCGAACCGGGCAGCGGGCCCCAGTGGGCCGTGCTCATGGTGCCGGTACAGACGGGTGCTCCCATGCCCTGGATGCTGGGACGGGGCACTCCAGACCGGCGTGGGGGGCAGGTGGCCAACAAGGCGGCAACCGCCCCGGGCGGCGGGGATGGCTCCGCGGCTGGAGGAGGTACAGGCGCGGTGCGCCTGGCCCAGGCTGGAACGGGCAAGCTGGCCTCGGTGGCGCCCAGGGGCATGCCCTCTGCCGGTGGTGGCGCAGGTGGACGCAGCGAAGCGCCCGTGGCGGGACCCGCCACGCCGGGCGGAGCCTCCCCCATCGGAGCCGGACGGGGCATGTCCAGCATCAAGCCCGTCGAGAGGAAGGTGGTACGCCCGGACAGCAAGGTGGAGACCCTGGATGTGCTGGCCCCCTCCAATTATTGCCCACTGCCCATCCACGCCCAGCCGGACAACCGGCCGCCCAAGCCGGTTGAAGAACGGCTGGAACTGCCCACCTACGCCGAGACCAACCCCAGCTTCGTCTATCCTGTCATGGCCAACGTCTACGGCGTGGAAGGCAGGCTGATCATGCGGGTCCAGGTGCAGGCGGACGGCAAGCCGGGCCGCATGTTGCTCAAGCAGAGCAGCGGCAACGGCATCCTGGACCAGGATGCCCGGGATCAATTGGCCCGCTGGCGATTCAACCCTGCTCGCAAGAATGGCCAGGCCGTGGCCGCCTGGGTGGACGTGCCGGTGACTTACCGCCTGCCGGAAGGCAGGAAGTGA
- a CDS encoding biopolymer transporter ExbD — protein sequence MSEINVTPLVDVMLVLLTIFMVTAPFILQSVKVKLPQTAPVAALPTAKSLIVTVLADGKALLGRNPVQLDVLEGTLKGEMKQAPELSVQLRADAGVPYGRVTEVMAAISRAGVIKLTFVTAAAPKTKQAGK from the coding sequence ATGAGCGAGATCAACGTCACGCCCCTGGTGGACGTGATGCTGGTGCTGCTCACCATCTTCATGGTCACCGCCCCCTTCATCCTCCAGTCGGTGAAGGTGAAGCTGCCCCAGACCGCCCCCGTGGCGGCTCTGCCCACGGCCAAATCCCTCATCGTCACGGTGCTGGCGGACGGCAAGGCCCTGCTGGGACGCAACCCGGTGCAGCTGGACGTGCTGGAAGGCACCCTCAAGGGCGAAATGAAACAAGCGCCTGAACTGAGCGTGCAACTGCGGGCCGACGCGGGCGTGCCCTATGGCCGGGTCACCGAGGTCATGGCCGCCATCAGCCGGGCCGGCGTGATCAAGCTGACCTTTGTCACCGCCGCTGCGCCCAAGACAAAACAGGCGGGCAAGTGA
- a CDS encoding MotA/TolQ/ExbB proton channel family protein, with product MINYSASTAVNLALTLLILFSLVTWAMIFAKGWLQWRMRLENQDFAQRFWQAANLEAASQIAKTASGSLSSLARVGFDTLATLGERKTLEGAGDREAVMERSLSQQVRKEQHKLESGLMLLASIGSTAPFVGLFGTVWGIMNAMENIARSGSSGLEVVAGPVGEALMATAIGIAAAVPAVLAYNYGVRVTRLSVAEMDRFANDFLSLAGTQSVRQD from the coding sequence ATGATCAATTACTCCGCTTCCACGGCCGTCAATCTGGCCCTGACCCTCCTGATCCTGTTCTCCCTGGTTACCTGGGCCATGATCTTCGCCAAGGGCTGGCTGCAGTGGCGCATGCGCCTGGAGAACCAGGACTTCGCCCAGAGATTCTGGCAGGCCGCCAACCTGGAGGCCGCCTCCCAGATCGCCAAGACCGCCAGCGGCTCCCTGTCCAGCCTGGCCCGGGTGGGTTTCGACACCCTGGCCACCCTGGGGGAACGCAAGACCCTGGAAGGCGCCGGGGACCGGGAGGCGGTGATGGAGCGCAGCCTGTCCCAGCAGGTGCGCAAGGAACAGCACAAGCTGGAATCCGGCCTCATGCTCCTGGCCAGCATCGGCAGCACCGCCCCCTTCGTGGGCCTGTTCGGCACCGTGTGGGGCATCATGAACGCCATGGAGAACATCGCCCGCTCCGGCTCCTCGGGCCTGGAAGTGGTGGCCGGCCCCGTGGGCGAGGCCCTCATGGCCACGGCCATCGGCATCGCCGCCGCCGTGCCCGCCGTACTGGCCTACAACTACGGCGTGCGGGTCACCCGCCTGTCCGTGGCGGAGATGGATCGCTTCGCCAACGACTTCCTGTCCCTGGCCGGTACCCAATCCGTCAGGCAGGACTGA
- a CDS encoding CBS domain-containing protein translates to MFSIYGVTGRTFRGTLENLRPLSGLAPVQHGRGIERDGEELGPEMFLAEQPRAHTEEDATGRYGEAAQAYRQMLRAFPERGPIHHAYQVMSRNVATLEPAMRVEAAWSFLSARGFGQAPVVGGAQGLVGMVSLADLLKVLNVDDTGIRDIRARTVAEVMSSPVITTAPVSDVRRVARVLLDYDLTGIPVVGDQDDLVGIVTRGDLLRRIINDPPLSLWA, encoded by the coding sequence ATGTTTTCCATCTACGGTGTCACCGGCCGGACTTTTCGCGGCACCCTCGAGAACCTCAGGCCCCTGTCCGGTTTGGCCCCCGTGCAGCACGGCCGGGGCATCGAGCGGGACGGGGAAGAACTGGGACCGGAAATGTTCCTCGCTGAACAGCCTCGAGCACACACGGAGGAAGACGCAACAGGACGTTATGGGGAGGCCGCCCAGGCCTACCGCCAGATGTTGCGGGCTTTCCCCGAGCGGGGCCCCATCCACCACGCCTACCAGGTCATGAGCCGCAACGTGGCCACCCTGGAGCCGGCCATGCGGGTGGAGGCCGCCTGGAGCTTCCTTTCGGCCCGGGGTTTCGGCCAGGCGCCGGTGGTGGGGGGTGCCCAGGGCCTGGTGGGCATGGTTTCCCTGGCTGACCTGCTGAAGGTGCTCAACGTGGACGACACGGGGATACGGGACATCCGGGCACGCACGGTGGCGGAGGTGATGAGTAGCCCGGTCATCACCACGGCCCCGGTTTCGGACGTGCGCCGGGTGGCCCGGGTGCTGCTGGACTACGACCTCACGGGCATCCCCGTGGTGGGGGACCAGGACGACCTGGTGGGCATCGTCACCCGGGGGGACCTCCTGCGCCGGATCATCAACGACCCTCCCCTAAGCCTGTGGGCTTGA
- a CDS encoding branched-chain amino acid transaminase produces the protein MSMADRDGVIWYDGKLVPWREATTHVLTHTLHYGMGVFEGVRAYETPGGPAIFRLQDHTDRLFRSAHILGMKMPFDKDTLNEAQLAVVRENGLKSGYLRPMAFYGAEAMGISAKTLSTHVIVAAWPWGAYLGKEALEHGIRVKTSSFSRHHVNITMCKAKANGNYMNSILAHREAEMDGYDEALLLDVDGFVAEGSGENVFIIRKGKMYTPDLTSALEGITRDTLIQLAGEIGLPVIEKRITRDEVYSADEAFFTGTAAEVTPIRELDNRAIGTGDRGPVTARLQAMYFDCVQGRSPGHAAWLSHV, from the coding sequence ATGTCCATGGCCGACCGTGACGGCGTCATCTGGTACGACGGCAAACTCGTCCCCTGGCGCGAGGCCACCACCCACGTGCTCACCCACACCCTGCACTACGGCATGGGCGTGTTCGAGGGCGTGCGCGCCTACGAAACCCCGGGCGGCCCGGCCATCTTCCGGCTGCAGGACCACACCGACCGTCTGTTCCGCTCCGCCCACATCCTGGGCATGAAGATGCCCTTCGACAAGGACACCCTCAACGAGGCCCAACTGGCCGTGGTGCGGGAGAACGGCCTGAAGTCCGGCTACCTGCGACCCATGGCATTCTACGGTGCCGAGGCCATGGGCATCTCCGCCAAGACCCTGTCCACCCATGTCATCGTCGCCGCCTGGCCCTGGGGCGCCTACCTGGGCAAGGAAGCCCTGGAGCACGGCATCCGCGTGAAGACATCCTCCTTCAGCCGCCACCACGTCAACATCACCATGTGCAAGGCCAAGGCCAACGGCAACTACATGAACTCCATCCTGGCCCACCGGGAAGCGGAGATGGACGGCTACGACGAGGCCCTGTTGCTGGACGTGGACGGCTTCGTGGCCGAGGGCTCCGGCGAGAACGTGTTCATCATCCGCAAGGGCAAGATGTACACCCCGGACCTGACCAGCGCCCTGGAAGGCATCACCCGGGACACCCTCATCCAGCTGGCGGGCGAGATCGGCCTGCCGGTGATCGAGAAACGTATCACCCGGGACGAGGTGTACTCCGCCGACGAGGCCTTCTTCACCGGCACCGCCGCCGAGGTGACCCCCATCCGGGAACTGGACAACCGGGCCATCGGCACCGGCGACCGGGGCCCCGTCACCGCCCGGCTCCAGGCCATGTACTTCGACTGCGTGCAGGGCCGCTCACCCGGCCATGCCGCCTGGCTTAGCCACGTCTGA